A region from the Halichondria panicea chromosome 11, odHalPani1.1, whole genome shotgun sequence genome encodes:
- the LOC135343611 gene encoding E3 ubiquitin-protein ligase TRIM71-like, producing MAEGPDPVVADLEQEVTCGICHDRYQEPKLLPCCHYYCKQCILTLSSRYRPNQPFPCPDCREPTLLPDNNPDRLTTAFFINRMKALHSRMEKAHGKLETTCEMCSGGKATAFCRQCVSFICDDCVKSHKMKVFSGHAISTLDELKQGGVKELTFESPPPPKCEDHEEPKKIFCFDCNKLICRDCIVIEHAGHNYEFVKKAAPATRKKLTEHLSPLKNLLPDLSTAVNQVKGTKQKIQAQKELTERQVNAKFQELHDILDRCKVRVLRESSALADSKMEKLTIQEKGVDLSLGTAQSLIDFVERTLENASDEELITMQEQVVSRIDAEVVKRGKEAANPDPVEKDDFGVEVFVCEDLKKLCENNVIVYDGKVDPTKCTVEGDGAKNAEIDKPTCFSINTHQPQQFSSNTKVTLKSLVDESSQQLQAVPVRGGVYSVEYTPRVRGRHHLLISVDDQPIPGSPFSVFIKIPPTKLDKPVRVIREINNPQYMVFNSSEELIVTDYSGYVLVFDKKGKQIRSISRSKHGFGCISGVAVDKEDNIYVCDSGKNCVYKLNKRGDLLKRFGTKGSGPKELNYPRGIAVAGDQVFVCDKNNHRVQVLTTELEPVKQIGSYGTGNEHFNLPEDVAVDNEQIVYVTDCYNHRVQVLTMDGRFIRSIGKEESGQGDLYCPNGVCVTGFVYVMDNGNNRVSVFTKDGQFVTSFGNGHITNLYGVAVDNDGFVYVRSHGSVVIF from the coding sequence ATGGCCGAAGGACctgatccagttgttgctgatctcgagcaagaagtgacctgtggcatctgtcatgaccgctaccaggagccaaagctgctcccttgttgtcactactactgcaagcaatgcatcctcacactctccagtcgctaccGACCCAACCAGCCATTCCCCTGCCCCGACTGTCGTGAGCCCACTCTATTGCCAGACAACAACCCTGACAGACTGACtactgcgttcttcatcaacCGGATGAAAGCACTCCACTCGAGGATGGAGAAAGCCCACGGCAAGTTAGAGACCACCTGTGAAATGTGCTCTGGGGGAAAGGCCACTGCATTCTGCCGACAGTGTGTCAGTTTTATCTGTGACGATTGTGTGAAGTCTCATAAAATGAAAGTATTTTCCGGACATGCTATCTCCACTCTGGACGAGCTCAAACAGGGCGGAGTGAAAGAACTAACATTCGAAAGCCCACCACCCCCAAAATGTGAAGATCACGAAGAGCCAAAAAAGATTTTCTGTTTCGATTGCAACAAGCTCATCTGTCGAGACTGTATCGTTATTGAACATGCTGGACACAATTACGAATTTGTAAAGAAAGCTGCCCCCGCAACTCGCAAAAAGCTGACGGAgcacctctccccactcaAGAACTTACTGCCTGATCTGAGCACCGCTGTGAATCAAGTGAAAGGAACTAAACAAAAGATCCAGGCCCAGAAAGAactgacagagagacaagtgAATGCCAAGTTCCAGGAGCTACACGATATTCTCGATCGATGCAAGGTTCGTGTTTTACGAGAATCTTCTGCTTTGGCTGATTCAAAAATGGAGAAGCTGACGATTCAAGAGAAGGGTGTGGACCTGTCCCTGGGcactgctcagagtttgattgactttgtagagcgtacactggagaatgcaagtgatgaagaactgattacgatgcaagagcaggtggtgagtcgaatcgatgccgaggtggtgaagcgagggaaggaagcagccaatcctgatccagtggagaaagatgattttggagtcgaagtgtttgtttgtgaggaTCTCAAGAAGTTGTGTGAGAACAATGTTATTGTGTATGACGGTAAAGTGGATCCAACAAAGTGCACTGTGGAAGGAGATGGAGCTAAAAATGCTGAAATCGATAAACCTACTTGCTTTTCAATCAATACACACCAGCCACAACAATTTTCTTCAAACACTAAAGTGACTCTAAAATCGCTAGTTGATGAATCATCTCAACAATTGCAAGCAGtgcctgtgaggggtggagtgtacagcgttgagtacacccctagggtacgtggtcgacaccacctcctgatctcagtggACGACCAGCCCATCCCAGGAAGCCCCTTCTCTGTGTTCATCAAAATACCCCCTACCAAGCTAGACAAACCAGTGAGGGTGATAAGGGAAATCAACAACCCTCAGTATATGGTATTCAACTCATCCGAAGAACTGATTGTAACTGACTATAGCGGTTATGTTTTGGTGTTTGACAAGAAAGGAAAACAGATTCGAAGCATCAGCAGATCAAAGCATGGGTTTGGCTGTATCTCTGGTGTGGCAGTAGACAAGGAGGACAACATCTATGTCTGTGATAGCGGCAAaaactgtgtgtacaagcTCAACAAAAGAGGAGATCTGCTAAAGAGGTTTGGGACGAAGGGAAGTGGTCCAAAGGAACTCAACTACCCTCGAGGGATAGCAGTCGCTGGtgatcaagtgtttgtgtgcgatAAGAATAATCACAGAGTCCAAGTGTTGACGACAGAGCTGGAGCCAGTCAAGCAGATTGGTTCATACGGAACTGGTAATGAGCATTTTAACCTACCAGAGGATGTAGCAGTGGACAATGAACAAATAGTGTATGTCACTGACTGTTATAATCATCGTGTTCAAGTGCTCACTATGGATGGTCGGTTTATTCGCTCGATTGGAAAGGAAGAAAGTGGACAAGGAGATCTGTATTGCCctaatggtgtgtgtgtcactggttttgtttatgttaTGGACAATGGTAACAATCGTGTGTCAGTGTTTACTAAAGACGGTCAGtttgtcacatcatttggtaatggtCATATCACTAATCTTTATGGAGTAGCTGTGGACAATGATGGTTTTGTGTATGTGCGCAGTCACGGATCTGTTGTTATATTTTAG
- the LOC135343782 gene encoding E3 ubiquitin-protein ligase TRIM71-like has product MAEGPDPVVADLEQEVTCGICHDRYQEPKLLPCCHYYCKQCILTLSSRYRPNQPFPCPDCREPTLLPDNNPDRLPTAFFINRMKALHSRMEKAHGKLETTCEVCSGGKATAFCRQCVNFICEKCVESHQRMKAGFATHIVSTLDELKQGGVKELTFENPPPPKCEDHEEPKKIFCFDCNKLICRDCIVIEHAGHNYEFVKKAAPATRKKLTEHLSPLKNLLPDLSTAVNQVKGTKQKIQAQKELTERQVNAKFQELHDILDRCKVRVLRESSALADSRMEKLTVQEKGLDLSLGTAQSLIDFVDRTLENASDEELITMQEQVVSRIDAEVVKRGKEAANPDPVEKDDFGVEIFVCEDLKNLLCVKNVFVYDGKVDPTKCTVEGDGAKNAEIDNPACFSINTHQPRKCSSKTKVTLKSLVDESSQQLQAVPVKGEVYSVEYTPRLRGRHHLLISVDDQPIPGSPFSVFIKIPPTKLDKPVRVMRGINNPRYMVFNSSEELIVTDGSGDVLVFDKKGKQIRSISKSKHGFGNICGVAVDKEDNIYVCDSNKHCVYKFNKRGDLLKRFGTKGNGPKELIWPRGIAVAGDQVFVCDDQNHRVQVLTTELEPVKQIGSEGTGNEHFNCPEDVTVDNEQMVYVTDCYNHRVQVLTMDGRFIRSIGKKGNGQGDLYGPHGVCVTGFVYVAEYTNKRVSAFTKDGQFVISFGNGHITNPYGVAVDSNGFVYVRSQESVVIF; this is encoded by the coding sequence ATGGCTGAAGGACctgatccagttgttgctgatctcgagcaagaagtgacctgtggcatctgtcatgaccgctaccaggagccaaagctgctcccttgttgtcactactactgcaagcaatgcatcctcacactctccagtcgctaccGACCCAACCAACCGTTCCCCTGCCCCGACTGTCGTGAGCCCACTCTATTGCCAGACAACAACCCAGACAGACTGCccactgcgttcttcatcaacCGGATGAAAGCACTCCACTCGAGGATGGAGAAAGCCCACGGCAAGTTGGAGACCACCTGTGAAGTGTGCTCTGGGGGAAAGGCCACTGCATTCTGCCGACAGTGTGTCAATTTTATCTGTGAAAAATGTGTAGAATCTCATCAACGTATGAAAGCCGGGTTTGCTACACATATCGTCTCCACTCTGGACGAGCTCAAACAGGGCGGAGTCAAAGAACTAACATTCGAAAACCCACCACCCCCAAAATGTGAAGATCACGAAGAGCCAAAAAAGATTTTCTGTTTCGATTGCAACAAGCTCATCTGTCGAGACTGTATCGTTATTGAACACGCTGGACACAATTACGAATTTGTAAAGAAAGCCGCTCCCGCAACTCGCAAAAAGCTGACGGAgcacctctccccactcaAGAACCTACTGCCTGATCTGAGCACCGCTGTGAATCAAGTGAAAGGAACTAAACAGAAGATCCAGGCCCAAAAAGAactgacagagagacaagtgAATGCCAAGTTCCAGGAGCTACACGATATTCTCGATCGATGCAAAGTCCGTGTTTTACGAGAATCTTCTGCTTTGGCTGATTCAAGGATGGAGAAGTTGACGGTTCAAGAGAAGGGTCTGGACCTGTCCCTGGGcactgctcagagtttgattgaCTTTGTAGACCGTACGCTGGagaatgcaagtgatgaagaactgATTACTATGCAAGAGCAGGTGGTGAGTCGAATCGATGCCGAGGTGGTGAAGCGAGGGAAGGAAGCAGCTAATCCTGATCCAGTGGAGAAAGATGATTTTGGAGTTGAAATTTTTGTTTGTGAAGATCTCAAGAATTTGTTGTGCGTGAAGAACGTTTTTGTGTATGATGGTAAAGTGGATCCAACAAAGTGCACTGTGGAAGGAGATGGAGCTAAAAATGCTGAAATCGATAATCCTGCTTGCTTTTCAATCAATACACACCAGCCACGAAAATGTTCTTCAAAAACTAAAGTGACTCTAAAATCGCTAGTTGATGAATCATCTCAACAATTGCAAGCAGTGCCTGTGAAGGGTGAagtgtacagtgttgagtacacccctaggttacgtggtcgacaccacctcctgatctcagtggATGATCAGCCTATTCCAGGAAGCCCCTTCTCTGTGTTCATCAaaataccccccaccaagctAGACAAACCAGTGAGGGTGATGAGAGGAATCAACAACCCTCGATATATGGTATTCAACTCATCAGAAGAACTGATTGTAACTGACGGTAGCGGTGATGTTTTGGTGTTTGACaagaaaggaaaacaaatTCGAAGCATCAGCAAATCAAAGCATGGGTTTGGCAATATCTGTGGTGTGGCAGTAGACAAGGAGGACAACATCTATGTCTGTGACAGCAacaaacactgtgtgtacaagttcaaCAAAAGAGGAGATCTGCTGAAGAGGTTTGGGACGAAGGGAAATGGTCCAAAGGAACTCATCTGGCCTCGAGGGATAGCAGTCGCTGGtgatcaagtgtttgtgtgtgacgATCAAAATCACAGAGTCCAAGTGTTGACGACAGAGTTGGAGCCAGTCAAGCAGATTGGTTCAGAGGGAACTGGTAATGAGCATTTTAACTGCCCAGAGGATGTCACAGTGGACAATGAACAAATGGTGTATGTCACTGACTGTTATAATCATCGTGTTCAAGTGCTCACTATGGATGGTCGGTTTATTCGCTCGATTGGAAAGAAAGGAAATGGACAAGGAGATCTGTATGGCCctcatggtgtgtgtgtcactggttttgtttatgttgctGAGTATACTAACAAGCGTGTGTCAGCGTTCACTAAAGACGGTCAGTTTGTCATATCATTTGGTAATGGTCATATCACTAATCCTTATGGAGTAGCTGTGGACAGTAATGGTTTTGTTTATGTGCGCAGTCAAGAATCTGTTGTTATATTTTAG
- the LOC135344304 gene encoding DNA replication licensing factor MCM6-like produces the protein MTHGLRVEEFSPRAVYTSGKASTAAGLTAAVVKDEESHEFVIEAGALMLADNGVCCIDEFDKMDLKDQVAIHEAMEQQTISITKAGVKATLNARTSILAAANPIGGRYDRSKSLKMNIQLTAPIMSRFDLFFIIVDECNEVTDYAIARRIVDLHSHKTEAVERVYSLEEIQRYVLFARQFKPRISPTSGEYMVEQYKKLRQRDCSRVARSSWRITVRQLERKKLLVEKVIERLVQHDHILLPLVMGEESDEDPFLVVHPNYVVET, from the exons atGACACATGGACT GAGAGTGGAGGAGTTCAGTCCTCGTGCAGTGTACACTAGTGGCAAGGCCTCGACAGCAGCTGGACTCACAGCTGCCGTGGTCAAGGACGAGGAGAGTCACGAGTTTGTTATAGAGGCTGGCGCTCTCATGCTCGCTGACAAT GGAGTTTGTTGTATTGACGAGTTTGACAAGATGGACCTGAAAGACCAAGTAGCCATTCATGAAGCCATGGAGCAACAGACCATCTCAATCACCAAGGCTGGTGTCAAGGCAACCCTCAATGCTCGTACATCCATCCTGGCTGCGGCTAATCCGATTGGTGGTCGCTATGACCGATCAAAATCACTCAAGATGAACATCCAGCTCACTGCCCCCATCATGTCGCGCTTTGACCTCTTCTTTATCATAGTAGACGAATGTAACGAG gtGACTGACTATGCCATCGCTAGGCGTATTGTGGACCTCCACAGTCACAAGACAGAGGCAGTGGAGCGTGTCTATTCCCTC GAGGAGATCCAACGCTACGTATTGTTTGCTCGTCAGTTCAAGCCTCGTATCAGCCCCACCTCTGGTGAGTACATGGTGGAGCAGTACAAGAAACTACGGCAGAGAGACTGCTCGCGTGTGGCTCGGTCGTCATGGAGAATCACCGTGAGACAGCTGGAGAGAAAGAAGCTCCTCGTGGAGAAGGTCATCGAGAGACTTGTGCAACAT GACCACATTCTGTTGCCGTTGGTGATGGGGGAGGAGTCAGACGAAGATCCATTCCTGGTGGTTCATCCCAACTACGTTGTTGAGACATGA
- the LOC135343708 gene encoding E3 ubiquitin-protein ligase TRIM71-like, protein MAEGPNPVDPVVADLEQEVTCGICHDRYQEPKLLPCCHYYCKQCILTLSSRYQPNQPFPCPDCREPTLLPDNNPDRLPTAFFINRMKALHSRMEKAHGKLETTCEVCSGGKATAFCRQCVNFICEKCVESHQRMKAVFATHIVSTLDELKQGGVKELTFENLPPPKCDDHEELKKIFCFDCNKLICRDCIVIEHAGHNYEFVKKAAPATRKKLTEHLSPLKNLLPDLSTAVNQVKGTKQKIQAQKELTERQVNAKFQELHDILDRCKVRVLRESSALADSKMEKLTVQEKGLDLSLGTAQSLIDFVERTLENASDEELITMQEQVVSRIDAEVLKRGKEAANPDPVEKDDFGVEVFVCEDLKKLCENNVRVYDGKVDPAKCTVEGDGARTAEIDKPNNFSILVECNTQLKHPTIQVVLKSLVDQSSQQLQAVPVRGGVYSVEYTPRIRGRHHLLISVDDQPIPGSPFSMFIKIPPTKLDKPVKVITGINNPRYMAFNSLEELIVTDGSGDVLVFDKKGKQIQIFSKSKHGVDNIYGMAVDKEDNIYVCDCSKHCVYKFNKRGDLLKRFGTKGSGPKELNWPRGIAVAGDQVFVCDQDNHRVQVLTTELEPVKQIGSKGTGNRHFNHPEDVAVDNEQMMYVTDYGNHRVQVLTMDGRFIHSIGKKGSGQGDLSDPYGVCVTGFVYVAEDSNNRVLVFTKDGQFVTSFGNGHITDLYGVAVDSDGFVYVRSQESVVIF, encoded by the coding sequence ATGGCCGAAGGACCTAATCCAGttgatccagttgttgctgatctcgagcaagaggtgacctgtggcatctgtcatgaccgctaccaggagccaaagctgctcccttgttgtcactactactgcaagcaatgcatcctcacactctccagtcgctaccAACCCAACCAGCCGTTCCCTTGCCCCGACTGTCGTGAGCCCACTCTGTTGCCTGACAACAACCCAGACAGACTGCCCACTGCATTCTTCATCAACCGGATGAAAGCACTCCACTCGAGGATGGAGAAAGCTCACGGCAAGTTGGAGACCACCTGTGAAGTGTGCTCTGGGGGAAAGGCCACTGCATTCTGCCGACAGTGTGTCAATTTTATCTGTGAAAAATGTGTAGAATCTCATCAACGTATGAAAGCCGTGTTTGCTACACATATCGTCTCCACTCTGGACGAGCTCAAACAGGGCGGAGTGAAAGAACTAACATTCGAAAACCTACCACCCCCAAAATGTGATGATCACgaagaactaaaaaagatttTCTGTTTCGATTGCAACAAGCTCATCTGTCGAGACTGTATCGTTATTGAACACGCTGGACACAATTACGAATTTGTAAAGAAAGCCGCCCCCGCAACTCGCAAAAAGCTGACGGAgcacctctccccactcaAGAACCTACTGCCTGATCTGAGCACCGCTGTGAATCAAGTGAAAGGAACTAAACAGAAGATTCAGGCCCAGAAAGAactgacagagagacaagtgAATGCCAAGTTCCAGGAGCTACACGATATTCTCGATCGATGCAAGGTCCGTGTTTTACGAGAATCTTCTGCTTTGGCTGATTCAAAGATGGAGAAGCTGACAGTTCAAGAGAAGGGTCTGGACCTGTCCCTGGGcactgctcagagtttgattgactttgtagagcgtacactggagaatgcaagtgatgaagaactgATTACGATGCAAGAGCAGGTGGTGAGTCGAATCGATGCCGAGGTGTTGAAGCGAGGGAAGGAAGCAGCCAATCCTGATCCAGTGGAGAAAGATGATTTTGGAGTcgaagtgtttgtttgtgaggaTCTCAAGAAGTTGTGTGAGAACAATGTGAGAGTGTATGATGGTAAAGTGGATCCAGCAAAGTGCACTGTGGAAGGAGATGGAGCTAGAACTGCTGAAATTGATAAACCTAACAATTTTTCGATTCTTGTGGAATGTAATACACAATTAAAGCATCCTACAATACAAGTGGTTTTAAAATCGCTAGTTGATCAATCATCTCAACAGCTACAAGCAGtgcctgtgaggggtggagtgtacagcgttgagtacacccctaggatacgtggtcgacaccacctcctgatctcagtggATGATCAGCCCATCCCAGGAAGCCCCTTCTCTATGTTCATTAaaataccccccaccaagctGGACAAACCAGTGAAGGTGATAACAGGAATCAATAACCCTCGGTATATGGCATTTAATTCGTTAGAAGAACTGATTGTAACTGACGGTAGTGGTGATGTTTTGGTGTTTGACaagaaaggaaaacaaatTCAAATCTTCAGCAAATCAAAGCATGGGGTTGACAATATCTATGGTATGGCAGTAGACAAGGAGGACAACATCTATGTCTGTGACTGCAGcaaacactgtgtgtacaagttcaaCAAAAGAGGAGATCTACTGAAGAGGTTTGGGACGAAGGGAAGTGGTCCAAAGGAACTCAACTGGCCTCGAGGGATAGCAGTCGCTGGtgatcaagtgtttgtgtgcgatcAAGACAATCACAGAGTCCAAGTGTTGACGACAGAGCTGGAGCCAGTCAAGCAGATTGGTTCAAAGGGAACTGGTAATAGACATTTTAACCACCCAGAGGATGTTGCAGTGGACAATGAACAAATGATGTATGTCACTGACTATGGTAATCATCGTGTTCAAGTGCTCACTATGGATGGTCGGTTTATTCACTCGATTGGAAAGAAAGGAAGTGGACAAGGAGATCTGTCTGACccgtatggtgtgtgtgtcactggttttgtttatgttgctGAGGATAGTAACAATCGTGTGTTAGTGTTCACTAAAGACGGTCAGtttgtcacatcatttggtaatggtCATATCACTGATCTTTATGGAGTagctgtggacagtgatggttttgtttatgtGCGCAGTCAAGAATCTGTTGTTATATTTTAG
- the LOC135343653 gene encoding E3 ubiquitin-protein ligase TRIM71-like, giving the protein MMAEGPDPVVADLEQEVTCGICHDRYQEPKLLPCCHYYCKQCILTLSSRYRPNQPFPCPDCREPTLLPDNNPDRLTTAFFINRMKALHSRMEKAHGKLETTCEMCSGGKATAFCRQCVNFICEDCVRPHQRMKVFATHIVSTLEQLKQGGVKELTFENPPPPKCEDHEELKKIFCFDCNKLICRDCIVIEHAGHNYEFVKKAAPATRKKLTEHLSPLKNLLPDLSTAVNQVKGTKQKIQAQKELTERQVNAKFQELHDILDQCKVRVLRKSSVLADSKMEKLTVQEKGLDLSLGTAQSLIAFVERTLENASDEELITMQSQVVSRIDAEVVKRGKEAANLDPVEKDDFEVEGFVSEDLKKLCENNVFVYEGKVDPTKFTVEGNGARTAEISTLNNFSILVECNTQFKHHTIQVALKSLVEESSQQLQAVPVRDGVYSVEYTPRIRGRHHLLISVDNQPIPGSPFSVFVKIPPTKLDKPVRVIRGINNPRYMAFNSSEELIVTDRDSDVLVLDKKGERIRSISKSKHGFSNISGVAVDKEDNIYVCDNGESCVYKFNKREDLLKRFGTRGIGPKELNWPRGIAVAGDQVFVCDQNNHRVQVLTTERLVKQIGSKGTGNGHFNGPEDIAVDNEQMVYVTDYSNHRVQVLTMGGRFIRSIGKKGSGQGDLSRPHGVCVTSFVYVADFDNNRVSVFTKDGQFVTSFGNGHITSHLYGVAVDNDGFVYVCSDGSVIIF; this is encoded by the coding sequence ATGATGGCCGAAGGACctgatccagttgttgctgatctcgagcaagaggtgacctgtggtatctgtcatgaccgctaccaggagccaaagctgctcccttgttgtcactactactgcaaacaatgcatcctcacactctccagtcgctaccgacccaaccagccgttcccctgccccgactgtcgtgagcccactctattgccagacaacaacccagacagactgaccactgcgttcttcatcaacCGGATGAAAGCACTCCACTCGAGAATGGAGAAAGCCCACGGCAAGTTGGAGACTACTTGTGAAATGTGCTCTGGGGGAAAAGCCACTGCATTCTGCCGACAGTGTGTCAATTTCATCTGTGAGGATTGTGTAAGACCTCATCAACGTATGAAAGTGTTTGCTACACATATCGTCTCTACTCTGGAACAGCTCAAACAGGGCGGAGTGAAAGAACTAACATTCGAAAACCCACCACCCCCAAAATGTGAAGATCACGAGGAACTAAAAAAGATTTTCTGTTTCGATTGCAACAAGCTCATCTGTCGAGACTGTATCGTTATTGAACATGCTGGACACAATTACGAATTTGTAAAGAAAGCCGCCCCCGCAACTCGCAAAAAGCTGACAGAgcacctctccccactcaAGAACCTACTGCCTGATCTGAGCACCGCTGTGAATCAAGTGAAAGGAACTAAACAGAAGATCCAGGCCCAGAAAGAGctgacagagagacaagtgAATGCCAAGTTCCAGGAGCTACACGATATTCTCGATCAATGCAAGGTCCGTGTTTTACGAAAATCTTctgttttagctgattcaaagatggagaagctgacggttcaagagaagggtctggacctgtccctgggcactgctcagagtttgattgcctttgtagagcgtacactggagaatgcaagtgatgaagaactgATTACAATGCAATCGCAGGTGGTGAGTCGAATCGATGCCGAGGTGGTGAAGCGAGGGAAGGAAGCAGCCAATCTTGATCCAGTAGAGAAAGATGATTTTGAAGTCGAAGGGTTTGTTTCTGAGGATCTCAAGAAGTTGTGTGAGAACAACGTTTTTGTGTATGAAGGAAAAGTGGATCCAACAAAGTTCACTGTCGAAGGAAATGGAGCTAGAACTGCTGAAATTAGTACACTTAACAATTTTTCGATTCTTGTGGAATGTAATACACAATTTAAGCATCATACAATACAAGTGGCTCTAAAATCGCTAGTTGAAGAATCATCTCAGCAATTGCAAGCAGTGCCTGTGAGGGAtggagtgtacagtgttgagtacacccctaggatacgtggtcgacaccacctcctgatctcagtggACAATCAGCCCATCCCAGGAAGCCCCTTCTCTGTGTTTGTCAAAATACCCCCTACGAAGCTGGACAAACCAGTAAGAGTGATAAGAGGAATCAACAACCCTCGGTATATGGCATTCAACTCATCAGAAGAACTGATTGTAACTGATCGAGACAGTGATGTTTTGGTGTTGGACAAGAAAGGAGAACGAATTCGAAGCATCAGCAAATCAAAGCATGGGTTTAGCAATATCTCTGGTGTGGCAGTAGACAAGGAGGACAACATATATGTCTGTGACAACGGCGAAAGTtgtgtgtacaagttcaaCAAAAGAGAAGATCTACTGAAGAGGTTTGGGACAAGGGGAATTGGTCCAAAGGAACTCAACTGGCCTCGAGGGATAGCAGTCGCTGGtgatcaagtgtttgtgtgcgatcAGAACAACCACAGAGTCCAAGTGTTAACGACAGAGCGGCTGGTCAAGCAGATTGGTTCAAAGGGAACTGGTAATGGACATTTTAACGGACCAGAGGATATTGCAGTGGACAATGAACAAATGGTGTATGTCACTGACTATAGTAATCATCGTGTTCAAGTGCTCACTATGGGTGGTCGGTTTATTCGCTCGATTGGAAAGAAGGGAAGTGGACAAGGAGATCTGTCTCGCCctcatggtgtgtgtgttactaGCTTTGTTTATGTTGCTGATTTTGATAACAATCGTGTGTCAGTGTTTACTAAAGACGGTCAGtttgtcacatcatttggtaatggtCATATCACTTCCCATCTTTATGGAGTAGCTGTGGACAATGAtggttttgtgtatgtgtgcagtgACGGATCTGTTATTATCTTTTAG